A single genomic interval of Monodelphis domestica isolate mMonDom1 chromosome X, mMonDom1.pri, whole genome shotgun sequence harbors:
- the LOC100022505 gene encoding DNA damage-regulated autophagy modulator protein 1-like yields the protein MLCFLKGMAFVPFFLVIWSSSAFIISYLIAVFFGHVNPFLPYISDTGTVPPESGIFGFMFNFSACLGAATIYMKYKMVEKQNQTCYFSNPFANLVALVVGLVACFGMGIVASFQELSLPVIHDGGKLLVFVCGVMYILLQSIISYKSCPQWSKISICHIRMAISTVSCIAVIPMIACASLISITKLQWNPEEMDYTYHVVSAISEWTVACSFISFFLTFIQDFQNVTLKIITEINEC from the coding sequence ATGCTGTGTTTCCTGAAAGGGATGGCCTTTGTCCCTTTCTTCCTGGTCATATGGTCCTCTTCCGCCTTCATCATTTCATACTTGATTGCCGTGTTCTTCGGCCATGTCAACCCCTTCCTTCCATACATCAGTGACACAGGAACGGTCCCTCCTGAGAGTGGCATCTTTGGATTCATGTTCAACTTCTCTGCATGTCTTGGTGCAGCCACCATATACATGAAATACAAAATGGTGGAGAAGCAAAACCAAACCTGCTATTTCAGCAATCCATTTGCTAACCTGGTGGCCTTAGTTGTTGGATTAGTGGCCTGTTTCGGAATGGGCATTGTGGCCAGTTTTCAGGAGTTGTCTCTTCCCGTGATCCATGATGGAGGTAAGCTGTTGGTTTTTGTCTGTGGTGTCATGTACATACTCCTTCAGTCTATCATCTCTTACAAGTCGTGCCCTCAGTGGAGCAAAATTTCAATCTGCCACATAAGGATGGCCATCTCCACTGTGTCATGTATAGCTGTTATTCCTATGATTGCCTGTGCCTCCCTAATTTCCATAACAAAGCTGCAATGGAATCCAGAGGAAATGGATTATACCTATCATGTAGTCAGTGCCATCTCTGAATGGACAGTGGCTTGcagtttcatttccttcttcctgaCTTTCATTCAAGATTTTCAGAATGTCACTTTGAAGATAATCACTGAAATAAATGAGTGCTGA